One genomic window of Medicago truncatula cultivar Jemalong A17 chromosome 1, MtrunA17r5.0-ANR, whole genome shotgun sequence includes the following:
- the LOC25484596 gene encoding probable WRKY transcription factor 2 — MENNNTNTNTNTNTNTNYTNNNNNNENQVLNIEVDCSAKQKKRRDLIDLNESPPSPDYSEDSADDCHVATRGDVRLQAETEVQQPALNFSSPTPPDQRHGAEEEQDHVQNDANVVVKNAEILRARKGKMPMNFSEAVHAKEDSITDDKETNVPTDGQVSDTPADDEATAIGGMMLLQYDDGGASGSCPQRKRKRDFSECYKTPCPMTDAGQKIVIRVESDEDILDDGYCWRKYGCKEIKGNPNNPRGYYKCSTHNCNIKKQVERDAKDPKYVLVTYDGKHTHGPVIDKKSRPTYSRNTNAAGVRRNASMPPPPSPPSALPMVHPLPPFHQYGYIPYGMNYGWPNTMMWPLLNMSGNTMMQPFLNMTGNTMMQPYRPISEQNFLERRVSTPTPIGTNQVGPNINRAVPLPVFPISPSLPPFHIVPYGGDFLQVGGNGIVAAPVFPFMGTSPADQEATNVPDTE, encoded by the exons ATGgaaaacaacaacaccaacactAACACCAACACCAACACAAACACCAActacaccaacaacaacaacaataatgaaAATCAAGTATTGAACATTGAAGTTGATTGTTCTGCTAAacaaaagaagagaagagattTGATCGATTTAAATGAATCTCCTCCTTCTCCTGATTATTCCGAG GATTCTGCTGATGATTGCCATGTGGCAACAAGAGGAGATGTAAGACTCCAAGCTGAAACTGAAGTTCAACAACCAGCGTTGAATTTCTCATCCCCAACACCACCTGATCAAAGACATGGTGCAGAAGAAGAACAAGACCATGTGCAAAATGATGCAAATGTAGTGGTGAAAAATGCTGAAATTCTAAGGGCTAGGAAAGGGAAGATGCCAATGAACTTTTCTGAAGCAGTGCATGCCAAAGAAGATAGTATAACTGATGATAAAGAAACAAATGTACCAACTGATGGTCAAGTTTCAGATACACCTGCGGATGATGAAGCAACTGCCATTGGAGGAATGATGTTGCTTCAATATGATGATGGTGGTGCTAGTGGATCTTGTCCACAAAG GAAGAGAAAGAGGGACTTCTCTGAATGCTATAAAACACCTTGCCCCATGACAGATGCCGGGCAAAAAATAGTGATCCGAGTTGAAAGCGATGAAGACATTTTGGATGATGGTTATTGTTGGCGCAAGTACGGATGCAAAGAGATCAAAGGAAATCCTAACAATCCTAG GGGGTACTACAAATGTTCAACACACAATTGTAACATTAAAAAACAAGTGGAAAGGGATGCTAAAGATCCAAAATATGTACTTGTTACATATGATGGAAAACATACCCATGGACCTGTCATTGATAAGAAAAGTCGACCAACATACTCGAGAAATACTAATGCAGCTGGAGTGCGTAGAAATGCCAGCATGCCGccaccaccatcaccaccatCTGCATTGCCTATGGTTCACCCTCTCCCTCCTTTTCACCAATATGGCTATATACCTTATGGTATGAATTACGGTTGGCCTAATACCATGATGTGGCCTTTATTAAACATGTCGGGCAATACCATGATGCAACCTTTCTTGAACATGACGGGTAACACCATGATGCAACCTTACAGACCCATAAGTGAACAAAATTTTCTAGAACGTCGTGTTTCAACTCCAACTCCTATTGGTACAAATCAAGTTGGACCTAATATCAATAGGGCAGTTCCGCTTCCTGTATTTCCGATATCACCATCATTACCACCATTTCACATTGTACCATATGGTGGGGATTTTCTTCAGGTTGGTGGAAATGGTATTGTTGCTGCTCCAGTCTTTCCTTTCATGGGTACTTCACCAGCTGATCAGGAAGCTACAAATGTTCCTGACACCGAATGA